The Paenibacillus sophorae genome has a segment encoding these proteins:
- a CDS encoding cell division protein ZapA: MAMDRTRVAVEIYGTSYRLVGSSIEYMKQVAQYVDEHMQAISKSHNRLDTPRIAVLAAVHMAEQAIQAQDLKNELNVLTGERSSLRTEVARLLEAQQQHQEELERVVSEARQESSRLISEAEEERKRHQEAEELERRTHEELLQKAKETAAAVRLGLEEELKRRDLEQQDLRERHERELAESRESNLRELGQADALRLKQVDELTAAHRLELDELRASHLAELTEVKVRLQQELEETKAALSRELSETKSMMTLEREEAVSALNKELSRERELLQHELAKNKDLRQTLGNQEHRHKQSTQELEKQIGELRGTISQLQAKLRAEEAGLKTEREARSALQNQHSEALMREKQLEGELQAASSLGDLLQQELAELRQVYELSKSQADELRKSFGETSEDLARTLDELARMTAEHAEWKAAAGKRQEEIGELEVSLLLAEEKLEAVKGELHGLRGETEGLSASLERERVLRQKAESAEEALKVKETELETALAGLRERYEELIVQYDEVLQDGERQQERCRLLEEEAEQTSLRLEELSEAGREAAAAAELQREQLSEAQSYGESWRASYEDLKEAQQRWAETEAKLREEIDLWQQEAEEGERVRDSLSQERSDALQKLGEIGESYELVQGQLRLLQAEFEMRHSELERVTQEHQKLQAEYAKLQNEYNEWIQLIEQDS, translated from the coding sequence GTGGCAATGGACCGGACCCGTGTCGCCGTGGAAATTTATGGTACTTCCTATAGACTGGTTGGAAGCAGTATTGAATATATGAAGCAGGTCGCCCAATATGTGGACGAGCATATGCAGGCGATTTCCAAATCCCATAACCGGCTGGATACGCCGCGCATAGCGGTGCTTGCCGCTGTGCATATGGCAGAGCAGGCAATCCAGGCACAGGATCTCAAGAATGAATTGAATGTGTTGACCGGAGAGCGCAGCTCGCTGCGCACCGAAGTCGCCCGGCTGCTGGAAGCGCAGCAGCAGCATCAGGAAGAACTGGAAAGGGTGGTTTCCGAGGCCCGGCAGGAATCGAGCAGGCTGATTTCCGAGGCTGAGGAGGAGCGTAAGCGGCATCAGGAGGCTGAAGAGCTGGAGCGCAGGACGCATGAAGAGCTGCTGCAGAAGGCGAAGGAGACGGCCGCAGCGGTTCGGCTGGGACTTGAGGAAGAGCTGAAACGGCGGGACCTGGAGCAGCAGGATCTGCGAGAAAGACATGAACGCGAACTGGCGGAGAGCCGGGAAAGCAATCTGCGGGAGCTGGGACAGGCCGATGCGCTTCGCCTGAAGCAAGTGGATGAATTGACGGCGGCGCACCGTTTGGAGCTTGATGAACTTCGGGCTTCACACCTGGCGGAACTGACTGAAGTTAAAGTGCGGCTGCAACAGGAGCTTGAGGAGACGAAAGCCGCGCTAAGCAGAGAACTCTCGGAAACGAAAAGTATGATGACCCTTGAGCGGGAAGAGGCGGTTTCGGCGCTGAACAAGGAACTGAGCCGGGAACGGGAACTGCTGCAGCATGAGCTGGCGAAGAACAAGGATCTCCGGCAGACCTTGGGCAACCAGGAGCATCGGCACAAGCAAAGCACGCAGGAGCTCGAGAAGCAGATTGGCGAGCTGCGTGGCACAATCAGCCAGCTGCAAGCGAAGCTGCGCGCTGAGGAAGCAGGCTTGAAGACGGAACGAGAAGCCCGGTCCGCTCTGCAAAATCAGCATAGTGAGGCCCTTATGCGTGAAAAGCAGCTTGAAGGTGAGCTGCAGGCTGCTTCAAGTCTCGGCGATCTGCTGCAGCAGGAGCTGGCCGAGCTGCGGCAGGTCTACGAGCTGTCGAAGAGTCAGGCGGATGAGCTTCGGAAGTCTTTTGGCGAGACGTCCGAAGACCTTGCCCGTACCCTGGACGAGCTAGCGAGGATGACGGCTGAGCATGCTGAGTGGAAGGCGGCGGCAGGCAAGCGCCAGGAGGAAATCGGCGAACTGGAGGTTAGCTTGCTGTTAGCCGAGGAGAAGCTCGAAGCCGTGAAAGGAGAGCTTCACGGACTGCGAGGTGAAACCGAAGGGCTGTCGGCATCATTGGAGCGGGAACGGGTTCTCCGGCAGAAAGCCGAAAGCGCCGAAGAGGCGCTGAAGGTCAAAGAAACGGAGCTGGAAACTGCTCTGGCCGGCTTGCGTGAACGGTATGAGGAATTGATTGTCCAGTACGATGAAGTGCTGCAGGATGGAGAACGGCAGCAGGAGCGCTGCCGTCTGCTCGAGGAAGAAGCCGAGCAGACCTCGCTTCGCCTGGAAGAATTGTCCGAAGCGGGCAGAGAGGCCGCGGCTGCCGCAGAACTGCAGCGGGAGCAATTGAGCGAAGCGCAGAGTTACGGCGAATCGTGGAGAGCGAGTTATGAAGATCTGAAAGAGGCACAGCAGCGCTGGGCAGAGACGGAAGCTAAGCTGCGCGAGGAAATCGACCTGTGGCAGCAGGAGGCCGAAGAGGGTGAGCGGGTGCGCGATTCGCTGAGCCAGGAGCGCAGCGACGCTCTCCAGAAGCTTGGCGAGATTGGAGAAAGCTACGAGTTGGTCCAGGGGCAGCTTCGGCTGCTCCAAGCCGAATTCGAAATGCGGCATAGCGAACTGGAACGCGTTACGCAGGAGCATCAGAAGCTGCAGGCGGAATATGCCAAGCTGCAAAATGAATATAATGAATGGATTCAACTTATCGAACAGGATAGTTGA
- a CDS encoding sensor domain-containing diguanylate cyclase: MAGLTEAKKTRKLIVLFAAITVLLITISIGSLLYLNHTINRFSDTLYKDIYRNTNLILRADRDLYQSSLLLQNALNPSLTVLQRSDFQQEFRDSLAETEKNINTIARNLANMESYQNLGSSKAVLGEIRQELAKFDGPFGKWRTAAGLVLSAGSLNDGEIPGSSSPEVYSEQLNDAHRSLDQAAQLIGIYAERVTADFQNQKSTIFALYSLLLFMLVLVIIYLVQRIVWLQSEMREDQALYQLIGETMSDFILLTDANGQILYASPSHSTALGYIPKKGDPLSSYIRESEIAWAKLKSVVQATPRMAELRMKSADGHWIWLETRVSPVRGNLSFPAQFMLVSREITQRKQYEERLHKLAFYDHLTSIPNRAHFKMYMENLLTNPDDRRQKFALALLDCDRFKQLNDTLGHLAGDEFLQLLSSELQQSVKGLGQAFRIGGDEFAVILHLGFAHEVLDDILDRLLQLFNKQWSANNGSSFCTSASIGVALHPQHGSTINELLRAADLAMYRSKSHGGNEFNLYDEEMDEDYPEQENSRN, from the coding sequence GTGGCTGGGCTTACCGAAGCAAAAAAGACTCGTAAACTAATTGTATTATTCGCTGCTATAACGGTTCTCTTGATTACGATCAGTATCGGTTCCCTGCTGTATTTGAACCATACCATCAACCGGTTCTCCGATACCCTGTACAAGGACATTTACCGGAATACGAATCTCATTTTGAGAGCAGACCGCGATTTGTATCAATCTTCGCTGCTCCTTCAGAACGCCCTTAATCCTTCTTTAACCGTATTGCAGCGCTCTGATTTCCAGCAAGAGTTCAGGGACAGCTTGGCCGAAACCGAGAAGAACATTAATACCATTGCGCGAAATCTGGCCAACATGGAGTCTTATCAGAACCTCGGCAGCAGCAAGGCGGTGCTGGGCGAAATCCGGCAGGAGCTTGCCAAATTTGACGGTCCCTTTGGTAAGTGGCGGACAGCCGCGGGATTGGTACTCTCGGCAGGTTCGCTGAACGACGGCGAAATTCCAGGCTCTTCCTCTCCCGAGGTTTACAGCGAACAATTAAACGATGCGCACCGGAGTCTGGATCAGGCAGCGCAATTGATCGGCATCTATGCAGAACGGGTAACCGCCGATTTTCAAAACCAGAAAAGCACGATATTCGCACTTTACTCTCTTCTGCTGTTCATGCTTGTTCTGGTTATCATTTATCTCGTCCAAAGAATTGTTTGGCTCCAAAGCGAGATGCGGGAGGACCAGGCGCTGTACCAGCTTATCGGAGAGACCATGTCCGATTTTATTCTATTAACCGATGCGAACGGCCAGATTTTATACGCGTCTCCGTCGCATTCAACTGCGCTTGGGTACATCCCCAAGAAAGGCGATCCACTATCGTCATACATCCGAGAATCGGAAATAGCCTGGGCCAAGCTGAAGAGCGTTGTCCAAGCCACACCGCGAATGGCGGAACTGAGAATGAAAAGCGCCGACGGGCACTGGATTTGGCTTGAGACTAGGGTGTCTCCCGTAAGAGGCAACCTGTCTTTTCCAGCGCAGTTCATGCTTGTTTCCCGGGAAATAACGCAGCGCAAGCAGTATGAGGAGCGGCTTCATAAACTGGCGTTCTACGACCATTTGACGTCGATACCCAATCGTGCGCATTTTAAAATGTATATGGAAAACCTGCTCACCAATCCCGATGACCGCCGACAAAAGTTCGCTCTCGCTCTGCTGGATTGCGACAGGTTCAAGCAGCTTAACGACACATTAGGCCACCTGGCCGGTGATGAATTTCTGCAGCTGCTGTCCAGTGAGCTTCAGCAGAGCGTTAAAGGCTTAGGACAGGCATTTCGAATCGGAGGCGATGAATTCGCCGTCATCCTTCACCTTGGCTTCGCTCACGAAGTACTCGATGATATTCTGGACCGGCTGCTTCAGCTGTTCAACAAGCAATGGTCGGCAAACAATGGATCAAGCTTCTGTACGTCGGCCAGTATCGGAGTCGCGCTGCATCCCCAGCACGGAAGTACGATTAATGAACTTCTGCGCGCAGCCGATTTGGCCATGTACCGTTCCAAAAGCCATGGCGGAAATGAATTCAATCTGTATGACGAGGAAATGGATGAGGACTATCCGGAACAAGAAAACTCCAGAAATTGA
- a CDS encoding cupredoxin domain-containing protein, producing the protein MKSTPLFLLSIALLLVLAACGGNSGNGGNAADSGKEISVSSAAAQEEIVIKATNFSFDKKEYHLKKGVPVKIVFENESGNHGVLVPELNLQLDGKNNSQVIVPEQTGTFRMTCAIFCGSGHSQMSADIIVE; encoded by the coding sequence ATGAAGAGCACGCCTTTGTTTTTGTTATCCATCGCCTTATTGCTCGTTCTTGCCGCTTGCGGCGGGAATTCGGGGAACGGCGGAAATGCGGCAGACAGCGGTAAAGAGATTTCGGTTAGCTCGGCAGCCGCGCAGGAAGAGATTGTCATCAAAGCCACCAATTTCAGCTTCGACAAAAAAGAATACCATTTGAAAAAAGGAGTTCCCGTCAAAATCGTATTTGAGAACGAGAGCGGCAATCACGGCGTACTGGTTCCCGAGCTTAATCTTCAATTAGACGGAAAAAATAACTCCCAAGTCATTGTCCCTGAACAAACAGGCACGTTTCGAATGACCTGCGCCATTTTTTGCGGGTCTGGCCACAGTCAAATGAGCGCCGACATCATCGTTGAATGA
- a CDS encoding GGDEF domain-containing protein, with the protein MAAIALIGQVFCALIGLNPEPFRAISAQIGYLLFFCNLLILLSVIVAEIWLRSDFRFQKQMVVGCGFVISCLLYFVSVPYVDGVQIALMMPAMTSLVYFDRRMLYVLGLLSIFEYAVIYYMLERGLLNKPLSEFLMMECIFIVFVVLAHGVIVRARETSEYLEQLTQSEQGLLVERAIADKLLKIDALTGLYNHKTFHEYLDSLLEQCETNGLRLQLALFDIDNFKQVNDTYGHWIGDIVLKEVAGKIGGMIGPNDFAARYGGEEFAIIFTDKDPEEAFALAEELRSDIAGMEHPYAGGRRITVSIGLYRYYTGDGKELLFRKTDEALYLAKHSGKNQVVTSGDKKPVPV; encoded by the coding sequence TTGGCCGCGATTGCTCTTATCGGGCAGGTTTTTTGCGCGCTGATCGGCTTGAATCCGGAACCTTTTCGCGCCATTTCAGCGCAGATCGGATATCTATTATTTTTCTGCAATCTCCTCATTTTGCTGAGTGTAATCGTGGCGGAGATCTGGCTGCGCTCCGACTTTAGATTTCAAAAGCAAATGGTAGTCGGCTGCGGGTTTGTCATCTCTTGCCTGTTGTACTTTGTTAGCGTGCCCTATGTCGACGGCGTGCAGATTGCGCTGATGATGCCTGCAATGACTTCGCTTGTTTATTTTGACCGAAGAATGCTTTACGTTCTCGGATTGCTCAGCATCTTCGAATACGCCGTCATTTATTACATGTTGGAGCGGGGACTGCTGAATAAACCGCTGTCTGAATTCTTGATGATGGAATGTATTTTTATCGTATTTGTGGTCTTGGCGCATGGGGTTATCGTGCGTGCACGTGAAACGAGCGAATATTTAGAGCAGCTGACCCAATCGGAGCAGGGCCTGCTGGTTGAACGGGCAATTGCCGACAAGCTGCTCAAGATCGATGCGCTTACCGGACTTTACAACCACAAGACCTTCCACGAATATCTGGATTCGCTGCTGGAGCAGTGCGAGACGAACGGGCTGCGGCTGCAGCTCGCCTTGTTTGATATAGACAATTTTAAGCAGGTGAACGATACATACGGCCATTGGATTGGAGACATTGTGCTGAAGGAGGTCGCGGGGAAGATCGGCGGAATGATCGGTCCGAACGATTTTGCCGCAAGGTATGGAGGAGAGGAGTTCGCGATTATTTTTACGGATAAAGATCCGGAGGAAGCCTTTGCGCTGGCCGAAGAGCTCCGGTCCGACATAGCCGGAATGGAACATCCCTATGCGGGGGGGAGACGGATTACCGTCAGCATCGGTTTATACCGCTATTATACTGGCGACGGAAAGGAACTGTTGTTCCGTAAAACGGACGAAGCCCTATATCTGGCCAAACACAGCGGTAAAAACCAGGTCGTTACCTCTGGGGACAAAAAGCCTGTACCGGTTTGA
- the pulA gene encoding type I pullulanase — translation MKSNYINAEPASEIYNGMDLGLSYTPESSIFKVWAPTAFAVSLVLYNSGGEEIGNAEGSEDARLSYMLRRDGGVWQVKVAGDLKGKFYMYRVVYADGMIREAADPYSRAVSANGLRSAIIDMRDTDPDGWDQDVSPTLQHPVDAVLYELHVRDFSIHESSGISGKGKYKAFTETDLRDSEGNTLGIDHLSELGITHVHLLPVFDFQTVDELQIKDGFPGESNYNWGYDPQHYNAPEGSYSTNAADPAARVREFKEMVQALHQRGISVVMDVVYNHTYSVDGGPFEAFVPGYFYRHDYAGRLSNGSGVGNELATERPMVRKFIKDSLRHWAAEYHIDGFRFDLMGLIDTVTMREVVEELRLEVNSNLIFYGEPWTGGDSPLVSKTLKGAQRGKGYAVFNDNFRSAIKGDSDGWGRGFVTGELGKEGAVAAGIIGAVHDFTDSPAETVNYVTAHDNLNLWDKLLATQGLRQDARLPDLDNGRLKNGGSLEEAVANADPYVGITEEILLENETVRRSLLAVGIVLTSQGIPFLHAGDELLRSKYGDHNSYRSGDAINAIRWSNKARFLPVFQYYKNLIALRRNHPAFRLHGRQEIERSLEIFRCDGGVVSYVLKNHAGGDSWKNIVVLINANPWEVTTGLPVCSEQWNVVVDHTRAEVAPFRKVEGTEVQLEGLSLMVLYDECGTPPPRAKTVEVHYERSDGDYRGWNLWVWGTGIQDGQCDFRYMEDGRAVATVEVLPETRSFGYILRVNDWEARDGSTDRFIDCSVNEEVIKVLIKDSDDNTVVAQKFSMTS, via the coding sequence ATGAAAAGTAACTATATAAATGCGGAACCCGCATCGGAAATATACAATGGCATGGATTTAGGATTAAGTTACACGCCGGAGAGCAGCATATTCAAGGTTTGGGCGCCAACGGCATTTGCCGTATCGCTTGTCCTGTACAATTCCGGAGGAGAAGAGATTGGAAATGCTGAAGGCTCGGAGGATGCCCGTTTGAGTTATATGCTTCGCCGTGACGGAGGAGTGTGGCAGGTGAAAGTCGCGGGTGACCTGAAGGGTAAATTTTACATGTACCGGGTTGTTTACGCAGATGGGATGATCCGTGAAGCAGCCGATCCGTATTCGAGGGCCGTCTCCGCGAATGGACTTCGTTCGGCTATTATTGATATGCGGGATACCGATCCCGATGGCTGGGACCAGGATGTTTCTCCGACCCTGCAGCATCCTGTGGATGCAGTGCTCTACGAGCTCCATGTTCGCGATTTCTCGATTCACGAAAGCTCGGGCATCAGCGGGAAAGGAAAATATAAAGCGTTCACCGAGACCGACCTGCGGGATTCGGAAGGCAATACGCTTGGAATCGATCATTTAAGCGAGCTGGGTATCACACATGTCCATTTGCTGCCCGTTTTTGATTTTCAGACGGTGGATGAACTGCAGATAAAGGATGGGTTCCCGGGAGAAAGCAATTATAATTGGGGGTACGACCCTCAGCATTATAACGCTCCAGAAGGTTCTTACAGCACAAATGCAGCCGATCCCGCCGCACGTGTCCGGGAGTTTAAAGAGATGGTTCAGGCGCTGCATCAGCGGGGAATTTCGGTCGTTATGGATGTGGTATACAATCATACGTACTCTGTGGACGGGGGACCCTTTGAAGCATTTGTGCCTGGATACTTCTATAGACATGATTATGCCGGCCGCCTCTCCAACGGTTCCGGCGTCGGCAATGAGCTGGCTACAGAACGGCCAATGGTGCGCAAGTTCATCAAGGATTCACTTCGTCATTGGGCGGCAGAGTACCATATTGACGGATTCCGGTTTGACCTTATGGGTCTTATCGATACGGTAACTATGCGTGAAGTTGTCGAGGAACTGCGCCTGGAGGTCAATTCGAACCTGATCTTTTACGGGGAGCCATGGACCGGCGGCGATTCTCCGCTGGTTTCCAAGACGCTGAAAGGTGCTCAGCGCGGAAAAGGCTATGCCGTCTTCAACGATAACTTCCGATCCGCCATCAAAGGGGACAGCGACGGCTGGGGCAGAGGCTTTGTTACGGGAGAACTCGGCAAGGAAGGGGCGGTCGCTGCAGGCATTATAGGCGCCGTTCACGATTTCACAGATTCTCCGGCAGAGACGGTTAATTATGTCACTGCTCATGATAACCTTAATCTATGGGATAAGCTTCTTGCGACGCAGGGTCTTCGCCAGGATGCGCGGCTTCCGGATCTGGATAATGGAAGGCTGAAAAACGGAGGCAGCCTGGAAGAGGCTGTGGCGAACGCTGATCCGTATGTCGGCATTACGGAAGAAATCCTTTTGGAAAATGAAACGGTCCGGCGATCACTGCTGGCAGTCGGGATTGTGCTGACCTCTCAGGGCATTCCTTTCTTGCATGCGGGAGACGAGCTGCTTCGCAGTAAATATGGCGATCATAACAGCTATCGGAGCGGCGATGCCATCAACGCGATCCGTTGGAGCAACAAGGCTAGATTCCTTCCTGTGTTCCAGTATTATAAGAATTTGATCGCACTGCGCAGAAACCACCCGGCTTTTCGGCTGCACGGACGTCAGGAAATTGAGCGCTCCTTGGAGATTTTCCGCTGCGATGGCGGCGTGGTGTCCTATGTCCTGAAAAATCATGCCGGCGGCGACTCCTGGAAGAATATCGTCGTTCTTATTAACGCCAATCCTTGGGAGGTCACGACGGGCCTGCCTGTCTGTTCGGAACAATGGAATGTGGTTGTCGATCATACGCGGGCGGAAGTGGCGCCTTTTCGGAAAGTGGAAGGTACAGAGGTCCAGTTGGAAGGACTGTCGCTGATGGTGCTTTACGACGAATGCGGAACGCCGCCTCCGCGCGCCAAGACGGTCGAGGTGCATTATGAGCGTTCCGACGGGGATTACAGAGGCTGGAATTTATGGGTATGGGGTACCGGGATACAGGATGGTCAATGTGATTTTCGGTATATGGAAGACGGCCGGGCCGTTGCCACAGTCGAGGTGCTGCCTGAGACGCGTTCCTTTGGTTATATTCTGCGGGTGAATGATTGGGAGGCCAGGGACGGAAGCACAGACCGCTTCATCGATTGTTCGGTAAATGAAGAAGTGATCAAGGTGTTGATTAAGGACAGTGATGACAACACCGTCGTTGCACAGAAATTCTCGATGACAAGTTAA
- the pheS gene encoding phenylalanine--tRNA ligase subunit alpha — MKEKLEALKVEALAKLQEVQDPQTLNDLRVKYLGKKGELTEVLRGMGSLSAEERPVIGQVANAVRSAIEEIIGAKQEAFQEQETLNRLQAEKVDVTLPGRRLPQGGIHPLNRVIQEIEDIFIGMGYRVAEGPEVETDYYNFEALNLPKNHPARDMQDSFYLTEELLMRTQTSPVQVRTMQSMGGEVPVKIICPGKVFRRDDDDATHSFQFHQIEGLVIGPNIRMSDLKGTLQQFVKEMFGPNTGIRLRPSFFPFTEPSVEVDVSCFKCGGHGCRLCKQSGWLEILGAGMVHPKVLEMGGYDPEKYSGFAFGMGAERIAMLKYGIDDIRNFYFNDIAFVKQFRGV; from the coding sequence ATGAAGGAAAAGTTGGAGGCATTGAAGGTTGAAGCGTTGGCGAAGCTGCAGGAGGTGCAGGATCCCCAGACGTTAAATGACTTGCGGGTAAAATATCTGGGTAAAAAAGGCGAGCTTACGGAGGTTCTGCGCGGCATGGGTTCACTCAGCGCGGAGGAGCGTCCGGTCATCGGACAGGTGGCGAATGCGGTGCGCAGCGCGATTGAGGAGATTATCGGCGCGAAGCAGGAAGCTTTTCAAGAGCAGGAAACGCTGAACCGTCTGCAGGCGGAGAAGGTAGACGTTACGCTGCCGGGACGCCGTCTGCCTCAGGGCGGCATTCATCCGCTGAACAGAGTGATTCAGGAAATTGAGGATATCTTCATTGGCATGGGCTACCGTGTGGCTGAAGGTCCCGAGGTGGAGACGGATTATTATAATTTCGAGGCGCTGAATCTGCCCAAGAACCATCCGGCACGCGACATGCAGGATTCTTTTTATCTGACTGAGGAACTGCTGATGCGTACCCAGACATCTCCGGTGCAGGTCCGCACCATGCAGTCGATGGGAGGCGAGGTTCCGGTTAAAATCATCTGCCCGGGCAAAGTATTCCGGCGCGATGACGACGACGCGACCCACTCTTTCCAGTTCCATCAAATTGAAGGACTTGTCATCGGGCCGAACATCCGCATGAGCGATCTGAAGGGCACGCTTCAGCAGTTCGTTAAGGAAATGTTCGGACCGAACACAGGCATTCGCCTTCGTCCGAGCTTCTTCCCGTTCACCGAACCGAGTGTGGAGGTCGACGTGAGCTGCTTCAAATGCGGCGGACATGGCTGCAGATTGTGCAAGCAATCGGGCTGGCTGGAAATTCTGGGCGCCGGCATGGTGCATCCAAAGGTGCTTGAAATGGGCGGTTACGACCCTGAAAAATACAGCGGATTCGCCTTTGGCATGGGCGCGGAGCGGATCGCGATGTTGAAATACGGCATTGATGACATTCGTAATTTCTATTTCAACGATATCGCCTTTGTCAAGCAGTTCAGAGGTGTATAA
- the pheT gene encoding phenylalanine--tRNA ligase subunit beta — protein MKVSTGWLADYITLEGVTAEELADKITDAGIEIDSVERRNKGLSGIVTGYVKSKEKHPDADKLNVCIVDAGQEEDLQIVCGAKNVAAGQKVPVALVGAKLPGLEIKKAKLRGVLSQGMICSAKELGLNDKLLPKELQEGILVLPDDTEIGQDITKVLGLNDEILEFDLTPNRSDCLSMIGAAYETSAILGRELSLPNPGRDIIEVAVPASDAISVSIENEEHCKHYAVRYIAGVKPAPSPLWMQNRLMAAGVRPINNIVDITNYVMLEYGQPLHAFDADRLEGGTLGVRLAREGETLTTLDGQERKLEPHMLVIADGAKAVGLAGVMGGLNSEVTDQTVNIVLESARFDGGTIRKTSRQLGLRSEASLRFEKEVDPRSVIPALNRAASLLSTYAGGSVHEGIIQAGTDEVQERVIKLSLDKVNRRLGTDLSLLEVKTLFARLHFSCGDAEQGMIEVSVPTRRGDISRDVDLFEEIARLYGYDNIPTTPIEGPTTPGGLTGPQALRRALRKLLADGGYQEVLGYSFIQPGQTTLFPALTEGGLAVKLAMPMSEDRSVLRTSLLPQLLDIAQYNINRRQSDLALFEIGTVFVTDEEQLTRQPREFQTLGLLLTGSKAAKQWNVAAEPVDFFDLKGALESVFAYLGLEHAVVFEGDSPQGYHPGRSASLYLNGEKGRIKLGTIGQIHPDLQRKQDLEDTYAAEILLSPLYEAARTSLQYSELPRFPGMERDIALVVDSEVPASRLLNAIREQGGSLLQSAQVFDVYTGGKLESGKKSIAISLLYRHTEHTLTDEEVSEVHEKVLAVLQQSFGANLRK, from the coding sequence ATGAAAGTATCAACCGGCTGGTTGGCTGATTATATAACGCTGGAGGGCGTGACCGCCGAGGAACTGGCGGATAAAATTACGGACGCGGGCATTGAAATCGACAGCGTGGAGCGCCGCAATAAAGGGCTGTCCGGGATCGTCACCGGATATGTTAAATCCAAGGAGAAGCATCCTGACGCGGACAAGCTGAATGTGTGCATTGTCGACGCCGGTCAGGAAGAGGACCTGCAGATCGTCTGCGGCGCCAAGAATGTGGCCGCCGGCCAAAAGGTTCCCGTGGCGCTTGTCGGCGCGAAGCTGCCGGGTCTTGAGATCAAGAAGGCGAAGCTTCGCGGCGTATTGTCCCAGGGCATGATCTGTTCCGCCAAAGAGCTGGGGCTGAATGACAAACTGCTCCCGAAGGAGCTTCAGGAAGGTATTCTGGTGCTGCCCGATGACACGGAAATCGGACAAGACATTACGAAGGTGCTCGGCCTGAACGATGAAATTCTGGAATTCGATCTGACCCCGAACCGGTCCGACTGTCTTAGCATGATCGGCGCGGCTTATGAGACTAGCGCCATTTTGGGACGCGAGCTGTCGCTGCCGAACCCCGGCCGGGATATTATTGAAGTCGCCGTTCCCGCATCGGACGCTATATCCGTCAGTATTGAGAACGAAGAGCACTGCAAGCATTACGCGGTCCGCTACATTGCCGGCGTGAAGCCTGCTCCTTCTCCATTGTGGATGCAGAACCGACTCATGGCGGCGGGTGTGCGTCCAATCAACAATATTGTGGACATTACAAACTACGTCATGCTGGAATACGGCCAGCCGCTGCATGCATTCGATGCCGACCGGCTGGAGGGGGGCACGCTCGGCGTCCGCCTTGCCCGTGAAGGCGAAACCCTGACCACGCTGGACGGCCAGGAGCGCAAGCTGGAGCCGCATATGCTGGTGATTGCGGATGGAGCAAAAGCGGTGGGGCTCGCCGGAGTGATGGGCGGTCTGAATTCGGAAGTGACTGATCAGACGGTGAATATCGTGCTGGAGTCGGCCAGATTCGACGGCGGAACGATCCGCAAGACGTCACGCCAGCTCGGTCTCCGCTCGGAAGCTTCGCTGCGGTTCGAGAAGGAAGTGGACCCGCGCTCTGTTATTCCCGCGCTGAACCGCGCGGCTTCGCTTCTTAGCACTTATGCTGGAGGCTCTGTGCATGAAGGAATTATTCAAGCCGGAACCGACGAAGTGCAGGAAAGAGTAATTAAGCTGTCGCTTGACAAGGTGAACCGCCGTCTCGGCACGGACCTTTCGCTGCTGGAAGTGAAGACGCTGTTTGCACGGCTGCATTTTTCATGTGGGGATGCAGAGCAGGGAATGATCGAGGTTAGCGTGCCTACCAGACGCGGCGATATCAGCCGGGACGTGGATCTCTTTGAGGAGATCGCCCGCCTGTACGGTTATGACAACATTCCGACTACGCCGATTGAAGGTCCGACTACACCGGGAGGATTGACCGGACCGCAGGCGCTGCGCCGCGCACTGCGCAAATTGCTAGCAGACGGCGGCTATCAGGAGGTGCTCGGTTATTCCTTCATTCAGCCCGGGCAAACCACGCTGTTCCCTGCATTGACCGAGGGTGGGCTTGCGGTCAAGCTGGCCATGCCGATGAGCGAGGACCGAAGCGTGCTGCGGACAAGTCTTTTGCCACAGCTGCTGGATATCGCCCAGTATAACATTAACCGCCGGCAGAGCGACCTGGCGCTGTTCGAAATCGGCACCGTATTCGTGACCGATGAGGAACAGCTGACCCGCCAGCCGCGCGAGTTCCAGACGCTGGGCCTGCTGCTGACGGGCAGCAAGGCGGCGAAGCAGTGGAATGTCGCTGCCGAGCCTGTCGACTTCTTCGATCTGAAGGGAGCGCTGGAATCCGTATTCGCATACCTCGGTTTGGAGCACGCCGTTGTTTTTGAGGGCGATTCTCCGCAAGGTTATCATCCCGGCCGCTCGGCTTCCCTGTATCTGAACGGAGAAAAAGGGCGGATTAAGCTCGGCACCATAGGTCAGATTCATCCCGACTTGCAGCGCAAGCAGGATCTGGAGGATACGTATGCGGCTGAGATTTTGCTGTCGCCGCTCTATGAAGCGGCGCGGACATCGCTGCAGTACAGCGAGCTTCCCCGTTTCCCGGGCATGGAGCGGGATATTGCGCTCGTCGTGGATTCGGAAGTTCCGGCGAGCCGGCTGCTGAATGCCATTCGCGAGCAGGGCGGAAGCCTGCTGCAATCGGCGCAGGTATTTGACGTATATACCGGCGGCAAGCTGGAGAGCGGCAAGAAGAGTATCGCCATCTCGCTGCTGTACCGCCATACGGAACATACGTTGACCGACGAGGAAGTCTCGGAGGTTCACGAGAAGGTGCTGGCCGTGCTTCAGCAAAGTTTTGGCGCGAACTTAAGAAAATAG